Genomic segment of Salvia hispanica cultivar TCC Black 2014 chromosome 2, UniMelb_Shisp_WGS_1.0, whole genome shotgun sequence:
GGAATGATAATCACAAATCCAACCACAtttataatgtagagaaaGATGGCACCCAGCAATTCACTCATAGGGTAACAAAGTTAATTTGATGCTACTTAGATCAATGGCAATTGTGATTTagatttttctttgttgaaaTCTGGGGCATTTGTTGAGGAACTATCAATGTAATTATATGAATAAACTCATCTGATCTGATTATAGAACATGTAAATGGTagaattagataaaaaaaaaatacaattgcTAAATCAGAAGATCGAAAAAAGAAGTAAGTAGTAGTACCTCCTTAAGCAAGGATCCATCCATGGTTCTAAACACACGTATGAGCGTGCCCTTAGTGCTTGCGGTTGCCATGAGCATACCATCATCCATCAAAGCAACACAAGCAATGCTGGAACTGTGCGCCATCACGTGCGTAGACTTATTCGTTGCGTATTGCACCACCCTCACAAACCCTCTCTGTTCCCCCAAACAAACCAGCACCATCTGCCCCGCTTTACAGATCTCGCACAGCCCCTGCCGATTCTCCATCGTCTCAATCTGATGAATCAATTCGAAATCAGATAAACTGTAAACGTAGATCTTATGCAGCATCACCACCACGATTCGATCCTTCCGGAGGCGGACGGCCCTCACCTCCGACCGGAACACCAGCTCGCCGATGCCGCGGTTGAGGCGATCGTCCCAAATCCTGACCTTGTTGCGGTCAGATTTGGAGGCGCCGATTATCGCGAAGATGTTGCAGCGGTAGAGCATCTGAACGACGCCGATTCCGCCGGGGAAGTTGCGGCGGAGGGCTTCGCCGAAAGGATCGGCGGCTCGGAAGACGAGGAATCCGTCGGTTGTTCCGACGGCGAAGCAGCTGGCGTCCTGATTGAAGGAGACGCTTAGCACGGACGCCGGTTTCACAGGATCGGACATGGCGGAAGGAATCAAGTTTTACGATTGCATgagtttagagagagaaatagatgGAGAGTAGAGAGTGAATGAGTAGAACTTGAGTCCTTTTcgaatttgaatgaatttaACAAAAGCCAGTTTATTAGGGAAATATTttgttagatttttttatattattacacTATTTTGTTAATGTATATACGTATCAATTATCATCAACTTGATAGAGCTATAATATACAGAGgctaaatatatttaaatactttaatttttgttatgaattatgatatatactaatattattttatttcattttaattcgttcttgtatttttatattttatcgcgttagatttttttaactcaattaaatttatttcacttCAATGATTATTATTAGAATAAACTCCTTATCATATCTCTTTTACAGAAACGTAAATCCATATTGCATCTTCGTCACATattataacaattttttttattaattaattaaatcttactGCAACCtacaaatataacaaaaaggggagtgatcaattgctaactcatctcTTAGTTGTTAACTACCattaatttaagaccataagattttaaaaatcttgtggtctacaatttgtcatgtgtaatttcgttttttattttttaatattaaaaagataataacaactatcaaatttagggtttagaaatacaatgtcaatgcagtgtatgaaatacatcaacacgaagacataataatgtcaaaacaatttcatattgacattttacaagcataatattgacatattatgtaagatgtattgacataaatctgttcgtcaaaaatatgaaaattcaaaaaaaaaattcaattttttttcaaattttgatgtcggaatatatgcatgtagtatatcgttggaatccttataaaattatctttaatttgatatatgttatatgaatttaaagttttgggatttcttttaaaagttagttataactaacttgacattaatacccctattgatttttattggaattaatcctatagctttattgacgttttttgttgatcgtattgacattttgtggttgatgatctaggcctttaatttgaatatctaatgactattattgagttatagttagcaattaagcattgagttagcaatataacactcccctataaCAAAAAGTACAATTATTTACAGTGACCAAAACAACACATCTCACATCTTCGTCACATattataacaaatattttaataattaattaatcttaataCACCCTACacatataactaaaaaatacaaatactaACAGGGACCAAAAAgacaattgaaactaaaagaaaaaaataattaaaatggacCTGAATATGATATAGAGAATCTTTTATGGTGTATGGTAGACTGtttattagaataaaataaaatgaatttaatttttatatagaaatatctaaatataatGTTCTAGAAGTATATATCTAGACGTCGTATAAAACAGGCTAAAGTTGATTTTAAGCCCTAAACATATGAATGaccattttactttttttttttttatctagaACATGTActgtacttttttatttatgaatccTGAACGAACACAAAAGTCTAAAAATGGTCCTTTTTACGGCTTCATCAAACCTTAAGGTCAACGGCAATTAACTCACTTTTTTACGGCTTCATCAATCTTCAATTTCCACGTCCAAGAATGTCCTTGAGAGAGCGTGTTTTTAAAAACTCTAggcgtttttcttcttattccccctttaaaaattgcattttttgcACTTAGGATCCGCATTTTCATCTGCTCGTGTGGCTTGTGGCAAGGTGACTCGGCGTGTCACCTGTGCACCGGGTGGCATGTGGGCAAAGTGAGCCGCCCGGGTTGGAACTTTTCTTGACAACACAGTGTTCATAAAACAGACATAACTTCTTCAACCAGACCCAGATTAAGacgtgcaagatacccacgggAAACTcatcgaagacgaagagaatagTGGTCTTTAAGTAGCAATAGAATAATGTATTGCATCATGAAAAAATTGACCCAAAAAGGCCATATTGAATTATTGCAGGCATGCTAAAATGCGTTTCATTGGTCTTGGTTGTGCAATAACAAACATCCAGTATAAAACAGAAGATATCATATCGAATCTTCCCcctaatatatttaaataattttctacACGAAagcaacataaaaataaaagtggtgtgatagataaataaaatacatgagCTAGGAATATCAACTTGTCAAAAAATGATCACTTCATCATCCCAGCTCTCTTCGCGACTCATCTCACCCACCACCAGTAGTTATGTTGATTTTCTTAAAGAGAATGGTATGGCACATAGCCTAACGCCCCCGTCAGGTTATTTACCACATCCCTGCACCTACTTAGTAGATTCAGAAGCTGTTGCGaaatgtcatttttaggtAATAGCTCGGCCCCACCCATATTAACCGGAGCTTTCTGCAACTGATGACTAGGTGAAGACGAAGGCATAATGATAGACTCTGGGCCAAATTTAGGCAAATTCTTACTAGTAACATCTGTAGAATGTGTAGTATATGATGACGATGGTTCAGCCACAGGATAACTAGAAGAAACTAGTTCAGTCTTGCTACCTCCCTCCCCTCCCAAAACAAACTTTACACGAGTACCTCTACCATTGCCATTACCAACATCTTCGCTACAAGGCTTCTTCAGGCACGACTTGAGCTGCTGTGACTGCACAGGAATTCTACCTGCTGTCCTTTGTTCAGCAGCCGGGGTGGCCTCCCTTGGCTTTGAGATGACTTCCTTCTGAAGCTTGATTGGTTCTGCCTCCATTGCTTTGTCTCTCACTTCCCGCATGTAGACCTTCACATTCCTGCTCCCAAACAGATTGTTGCTTGCGAGAGCATATTCCAGAGCAGCTTCTGCGTCTACCTTATGCTGATAGACCAGGCGACATGTGTATGTCTCCCAGAACACTCGAGTGGATGAATGCTCAAGAGGACCAAAACGAGCAAACTTTGCTCTCAGATGAGCACTAGATGGAAGAGCTGCACCAGGGGGAAACTTCATGACTAGCATAGTCGGATCAGCCAATCTTACTGGCTTCTGCATCCTCTGGCCTGATTCTAGTTTGGGTGCCTTTGAAGATGCCAGAGAAGCATTTTTAGCATGTATTTCCTTCACATCACCCCCTCGCTGGGGTTCATTGGACCTCTTCAGAGTTTTCCTTTCCATGGAGAATAATCTTGAGTCATCtattatcttctttttcttcttcttcttaatgTCTGAAATGTCTTCAGAATCAATAAGTTTCTTCCTCGTGCTTGCATCCTCTGGGTCATCAAGCTTCCTTCTTTTCTTAATAGCATCTGGACGAATGGGTGGACCATGTTTCCTACCACCTTTGGTTGGATCATCAGGCCGGAGGAGAGGTCTCTTGAGCTTCATGGCCGGCTTATCGCGAGTTTCCTCAGGAGGAAGGTGCAAAGCAGTCGAAGGTGCTTTACTGGAGTTAGCATCACCTTTTTCTATCTCATCTTGTGGCAATAAAACCAAGCTTTTCTGATAAACAACAGAGCGATACTTCAAGAACAACGGGAAGGCAGTTGCTTTGCAGCTCCTCTCCTCTTCATGAAAGGGATTGATGGCAAGAGCCCGCAAGTCTTGCAGTACCGCTGGAAGATCTTGTTCCCCAAGGTCAATGGCTATCCTTTCTTCCGAAGGTGCGGCAAGGGCCACTAAACCATCATTCTTCTGATTGTCCAACGGGATATCAGTGGCACTAGGTGTAATATCAAGTGGCATTACTGAGATTTTTTCCGCTGCTTCGCCACTGTCAATGTTGGCAGGGGGCAACGCAGTATCCAAAGttgcttcattttttatttctttctttctcttcttattCACGGTTACATTCTCAGATCTCAATTCCCCCAATGGTTGCCCATtcattatttctttctttctcttcttcttattCATAACCAGGGTTGCATTTTCAGTGCTCAATTCCCCAGCACGCCGCTTCAGTAACTTTGGCTTTTTTGACTTACCTTCCAGAAGTTTCGCGGAACCTTCCAACGGTTGTATGTCACCCACCACGTATGGCTGGTGTGTGGATTGATGCTCGCCCTCATTGATGTCAGATACAGAAACAGAGTTTATACGTGTCTCCGATACTCCTGATCCATCTAACAGAAGTGGATAAGCAGGGCCTACTTGGCCGGAACTTGTTTTCTTGGTCCTGACATGGAATGCTTCATCTCTCCgcttaaatatatatttgtc
This window contains:
- the LOC125206233 gene encoding autophagy-related protein 18a-like — protein: MSDPVKPASVLSVSFNQDASCFAVGTTDGFLVFRAADPFGEALRRNFPGGIGVVQMLYRCNIFAIIGASKSDRNKVRIWDDRLNRGIGELVFRSEVRAVRLRKDRIVVVMLHKIYVYSLSDFELIHQIETMENRQGLCEICKAGQMVLVCLGEQRGFVRVVQYATNKSTHVMAHSSSIACVALMDDGMLMATASTKGTLIRVFRTMDGSLLKELRRGSDRAVVRSISFSPSGRWLVVSSDKGTVHVFIVKFDSSSLKTCRSEVPETNKFAPLSLSRLSFIKGFLPKYFSSEWSMAQFRIPEGIQHIAAFGPGENTIAVVGSNGSYYRCQFDPMVGGDMTKLESYNF
- the LOC125205176 gene encoding PWWP domain-containing protein 1; this encodes MSASSNGGPRSPSSRDVDAVIEDDPIAPSTSGGHSTAEAAEVSPADEDKPVEARVSDDSNEYTDLKPKDADIGIGDASGGGDAMNQSSSSALRLQNSKQLKKAKKKKVKDSVDDYDSMLSEFDQFASKGANEAVGYGYEIGDMVWGKVKSHPWWPGHIYNEAFASPSVQKSKREGHVLVAFFGDSSYGWYYPAELIPFAENFLEKSQQTSSRPFVKAVAEAVDELSRRQALGLACRCRNEFNFWPSGVDDYFVVDAGDFEPVVYSLSQINKARSSFHPNEMLSMITQLALKPLGPYDQTIEFIKNKATALACRKALFEEFDETYAQAFGTTPVRPPRPTAPMAVNPSRAPLSGRLVTSGKKKYSMEPTKTKDQVEKDKYIFKRRDEAFHVRTKKTSSGQVGPAYPLLLDGSGVSETRINSVSVSDINEGEHQSTHQPYVVGDIQPLEGSAKLLEGKSKKPKLLKRRAGELSTENATLVMNKKKRKKEIMNGQPLGELRSENVTVNKKRKKEIKNEATLDTALPPANIDSGEAAEKISVMPLDITPSATDIPLDNQKNDGLVALAAPSEERIAIDLGEQDLPAVLQDLRALAINPFHEEERSCKATAFPLFLKYRSVVYQKSLVLLPQDEIEKGDANSSKAPSTALHLPPEETRDKPAMKLKRPLLRPDDPTKGGRKHGPPIRPDAIKKRRKLDDPEDASTRKKLIDSEDISDIKKKKKKKIIDDSRLFSMERKTLKRSNEPQRGGDVKEIHAKNASLASSKAPKLESGQRMQKPVRLADPTMLVMKFPPGAALPSSAHLRAKFARFGPLEHSSTRVFWETYTCRLVYQHKVDAEAALEYALASNNLFGSRNVKVYMREVRDKAMEAEPIKLQKEVISKPREATPAAEQRTAGRIPVQSQQLKSCLKKPCSEDVGNGNGRGTRVKFVLGGEGGSKTELVSSSYPVAEPSSSYTTHSTDVTSKNLPKFGPESIIMPSSSPSHQLQKAPVNMGGAELLPKNDISQQLLNLLSRCRDVVNNLTGALGYVPYHSL